Part of the Sodalinema gerasimenkoae IPPAS B-353 genome is shown below.
AGTCAAACATCTGCACCACTTGAGCGCCACAATCAATTTGATAGCGGACATAGGTGGCGATCGCATCGGAGAGTTTCTCCAGTAAGCGATGCAGCATGGTGGGTTCCGAGAAGGCCATATTCTTAATCACAGAATAGGTCTTGGAGCCTTTCCCTTCCACGGCATAGGCCGCCAGAGTCCAGGGAGCGCCCACAAAACCCAACACAGCGGCTTCGTTATTCACTTCCTGCCGCAGTGTCGTCAGAATCGGTTTAATAAAAGGTAATGACTCATCTGGATCGAGGGGATGCAAGTTCTCCACTTGTTCTAGGGAGCGAATGGGGGGATCAATAATGGGCCCTTTCCCCTCGGCAATATCCATTTCAATGCCAATCCCCGGCAGGGGAGTGACGATATCGGAGAAAAGAATCACCCCATCGGGTTTGAAGGCTCGCCAGGGTTGCAGAGACACCTCGATCGCCACCTCGGGAATCTCGGAGCGTTCCCGAAAACTGGGATATTTTTCACGCAAGTCGCGATAGGCTTTCATGTAGCGTCCTGCCTGTCGCATCATCCAAACTGGGGGACGCTCCAGGGCTTCACCCCGCGCCGCTCTCAAGAG
Proteins encoded:
- the hemE gene encoding uroporphyrinogen decarboxylase translates to MTGSAEIPYLLRAARGEALERPPVWMMRQAGRYMKAYRDLREKYPSFRERSEIPEVAIEVSLQPWRAFKPDGVILFSDIVTPLPGIGIEMDIAEGKGPIIDPPIRSLEQVENLHPLDPDESLPFIKPILTTLRQEVNNEAAVLGFVGAPWTLAAYAVEGKGSKTYSVIKNMAFSEPTMLHRLLEKLSDAIATYVRYQIDCGAQVVQMFDSWAGQLSPQDYDTFALPYQKRVFEQVRQTHPDTPLILLVTGSGGLLERMGQSGANIVSVDWTVDMAEARQRLGSEIHVQGNLDPGVLYGSKDFIRDRILDTIRKAGNRGHILNLGHGVLPNTPEENVAFFFETAKQADQLLATA